In one Gammaproteobacteria bacterium genomic region, the following are encoded:
- the nqrE gene encoding NADH:ubiquinone reductase (Na(+)-transporting) subunit E, whose translation MEAHLSLLLRAVFVENMALSFFLGMCTFLAVSKKIGTAIGLGIAVVVVQSITVPINNLLFQFVLKDGALAWAGLSQTDLSFLGLISYMGVIAAIVQILEMILDRFFPALYNSLGIFLPLISVNCAILGGSLFMVERDYSFDQSLVYGFGSGLGWALAIVSLAGIREKLKYSDIPSGLQGLGITFITAGLMAMAFMSFSGVQL comes from the coding sequence ATGGAAGCGCATTTAAGTTTGTTACTGCGTGCCGTGTTTGTCGAAAACATGGCCTTATCTTTCTTTTTAGGCATGTGTACCTTTTTAGCTGTCTCGAAAAAAATTGGCACTGCCATCGGCTTAGGAATTGCGGTCGTCGTCGTGCAATCAATTACCGTGCCGATAAATAATTTATTATTTCAATTTGTATTAAAAGATGGTGCATTAGCTTGGGCAGGATTATCCCAAACAGACTTAAGTTTTCTTGGCTTAATCAGTTACATGGGCGTGATCGCGGCCATAGTACAAATTTTAGAAATGATTTTAGATCGTTTCTTCCCAGCACTTTATAACTCCTTAGGAATTTTCTTGCCGTTGATTAGTGTTAATTGCGCAATCTTAGGCGGTTCATTATTTATGGTAGAACGTGATTACAGTTTTGATCAAAGTTTAGTGTATGGTTTTGGCAGCGGCTTAGGTTGGGCATTGGCGATTGTGTCTTTAGCGGGTATACGCGAAAAACTAAAATACAGCGACATCCCTTCTGGTTTACAAGGTTTAGGTATCACTTTTATCACCGCAGGTTTAATGGCCATGGCATTCATGTCATTCTCTGGTGTGCAACTATAA
- a CDS encoding CBS domain-containing protein: MDITVRDYMATQLVTFSPDMEIMAAMRTLIDKNISGACVLDATGNIVGILSEKDCMRVALGASYHGDKAGLVKEYMSPQVETVDVDTGIIEIATLFYNKQYRRYPVLDQGKLVGQISRRDVLKALNKF, translated from the coding sequence ATGGACATTACCGTACGTGACTACATGGCAACACAATTAGTAACTTTTTCACCCGACATGGAAATCATGGCCGCGATGCGCACGCTCATCGACAAAAATATTTCCGGTGCTTGCGTCTTAGATGCCACCGGTAACATTGTCGGCATTTTGTCAGAAAAAGATTGTATGCGCGTGGCGCTCGGTGCCAGTTATCACGGCGACAAAGCTGGCTTAGTCAAAGAATATATGTCACCGCAGGTGGAAACAGTTGATGTGGATACGGGGATCATTGAAATTGCAACTTTGTTTTATAACAAACAATATCGCCGTTATCCGGTACTAGATCAGGGCAAACTGGTCGGCCAAATTAGTCGCCGCGATGTATTAAAAGCCTTAAATAAATTTTAA
- a CDS encoding NADH:ubiquinone reductase (Na(+)-transporting) subunit F gives MLDIGLGVSFFTIIIIGLVGVILLAKARLVSTGTVKVKINGEKTIETPVGGKLMGALADAGLYVASACGGGGTCGQCRVKVFEGGGAILPTELNHISKREARECNRLSCQITVKQDMDIQVPEEVFGIKKWQCKVRSNDNVATFIKELVLELPAGEHVNFRAGGYIQIESPPHHVKFADFNVKTRFREDWDRFNMWRYESVCKEPVMRAYSMASYPEEHGIIMLNVRIATPPPGTNDIPPGKMSSYVFDLKPGADVTIAGPFGDFFARETEAEMIFIGGGAGMAPMRSHIFDQLRRIKTKRKITFWYGARSKKEMFYVEDFDMLAAENPNFTWHVALSDALPEDHWTGHKGFIHNVLYEKYLKNHSAPEDAEYYMCGPPVMNAACIRMLLDLGVERENIMLDDFGG, from the coding sequence ATGTTAGACATCGGTTTGGGCGTTAGTTTTTTCACGATTATTATCATCGGTTTAGTCGGTGTGATTTTACTCGCCAAAGCACGGCTGGTTTCTACCGGCACGGTTAAAGTTAAAATTAATGGCGAAAAAACCATTGAAACACCGGTCGGCGGCAAACTGATGGGCGCACTTGCTGATGCTGGTTTATACGTGGCCTCTGCATGCGGCGGTGGCGGCACTTGCGGTCAATGTCGCGTTAAAGTGTTTGAAGGTGGCGGTGCAATTTTACCTACCGAACTCAATCACATCAGCAAACGCGAAGCGCGTGAATGTAATCGTTTGTCTTGCCAAATCACCGTTAAGCAAGACATGGATATTCAAGTGCCAGAAGAAGTATTCGGCATCAAAAAATGGCAATGCAAAGTTCGTTCTAATGACAATGTTGCAACCTTCATCAAAGAATTAGTTTTGGAATTACCCGCAGGCGAACATGTTAATTTCCGCGCCGGTGGTTACATCCAAATTGAATCTCCGCCGCATCATGTAAAATTTGCTGACTTCAATGTTAAAACCCGTTTTCGTGAAGACTGGGATCGCTTCAATATGTGGCGCTACGAATCGGTATGCAAAGAACCGGTGATGCGAGCTTATTCAATGGCGAGTTATCCGGAAGAACACGGCATCATCATGTTAAACGTGCGTATCGCTACCCCACCACCCGGCACCAACGATATTCCACCAGGCAAAATGTCGTCGTATGTTTTTGATTTAAAACCTGGCGCAGACGTCACCATCGCAGGGCCATTCGGTGATTTCTTTGCGCGTGAAACCGAAGCAGAAATGATTTTCATCGGCGGCGGTGCCGGCATGGCTCCAATGCGCTCGCATATTTTTGATCAACTACGTCGCATCAAAACCAAACGTAAAATTACTTTCTGGTATGGCGCACGCAGCAAAAAAGAAATGTTTTATGTCGAAGACTTTGACATGCTGGCAGCAGAAAATCCTAACTTCACCTGGCACGTCGCGTTATCGGACGCCTTACCAGAAGATCATTGGACTGGGCACAAAGGCTTTATTCATAACGTCTTATATGAAAAATATTTAAAAAACCATTCGGCACCGGAAGACGCAGAATATTACATGTGTGGTCCACCGGTGATGAACGCCGCCTGCATTCGCATGTTGTTAGACTTAGGTGTTGAACGCGAAAATATTATGCTTGATGATTTCGGTGGCTAA
- a CDS encoding NADH:ubiquinone reductase (Na(+)-transporting) subunit D produces the protein MSDSVNKVIFEPLVKNNPITLQVLGICSALAVTSSLDTAITMSIGLTLVTAFSSFFISLIRHHIPSSIRIIVQLTIIASLVIVVDQFLRAYAYALSKELSVFVGLIITNCIVLGRAEGYAMKNGPILSFWDGIGNGLGYSLILLSVGVVRELLGSGSLLNYPILPLASAGGWFHPVGLMLLPPSAFFIIGLFIWGLRTYKPEQVEAQDYRIHNDTSQEHA, from the coding sequence ATGAGTGATTCTGTAAACAAAGTTATTTTTGAACCGTTAGTTAAAAATAATCCGATTACTTTACAAGTACTCGGCATTTGTTCTGCATTAGCGGTTACCAGCTCATTAGATACCGCTATTACAATGAGTATCGGCTTAACCTTAGTCACCGCCTTCTCTAGTTTTTTCATCAGCTTAATTCGCCATCATATTCCGAGCAGTATCCGTATTATTGTGCAACTCACCATCATTGCCTCGCTGGTTATTGTGGTAGATCAATTTTTACGCGCTTATGCCTACGCACTGAGCAAAGAACTTTCGGTCTTCGTCGGTTTGATTATCACTAACTGCATTGTGTTAGGTCGAGCAGAAGGTTACGCGATGAAAAATGGCCCCATTCTTAGTTTTTGGGATGGCATTGGTAATGGTTTGGGTTATAGCTTAATTTTGCTATCGGTCGGTGTCGTTCGCGAGTTATTAGGTTCGGGTAGTTTATTAAACTATCCTATTTTGCCGCTCGCATCCGCTGGTGGTTGGTTTCATCCTGTTGGTTTAATGTTATTGCCACCTAGCGCATTTTTTATTATTGGTTTATTTATTTGGGGTTTACGTACTTACAAACCCGAACAAGTAGAAGCGCAAGATTATCGCATTCACAATGACACATCGCAGGAGCACGCATAA
- a CDS encoding FAD:protein FMN transferase: MNIFLWLNVACVTLLLSACQPTQPLVLSGPTMGTTYHITIAQPPANLDQAALQKDIEAILQRIDFLMSTYRQDSVLSKFNNSHSTQWQTIPADLFEIIHTAKTISAKSNGAFDITVGPLVNLWGFGAAQTIVKPPAEHLIQNLKKRIGYQKLLLQNNPPALRKIEPTLYLDLSGIASGYAVDKIAAHLETVQIHNYMVEVGGELRVAGRNPQQQAWQIAIEKPLALTREIETIIAVTRTAVNTSGDYRTYFEYESRRYSHTIDPATGYPINHNLASVTVLHESCTWADGWATALMVLGPKAGLAVAEQEKLAALFIIKQDGGFIEQRSSTYNHYLATH, encoded by the coding sequence GTGAATATTTTTTTATGGCTGAATGTTGCATGCGTAACTCTACTCTTAAGTGCTTGCCAACCTACACAACCGCTGGTGTTAAGTGGCCCAACCATGGGCACCACGTATCACATTACGATTGCTCAACCACCCGCTAATCTCGATCAAGCGGCATTACAAAAAGATATTGAGGCCATTCTACAAAGAATTGATTTCTTAATGTCGACCTATCGCCAAGACTCTGTATTAAGTAAATTTAACAACAGTCACAGTACACAATGGCAAACTATTCCAGCTGATTTATTTGAAATTATTCATACCGCGAAAACTATTAGTGCTAAAAGCAACGGCGCATTTGATATTACCGTCGGGCCCTTAGTAAATTTATGGGGCTTTGGTGCCGCGCAAACAATTGTTAAACCACCCGCCGAACATTTAATTCAGAATTTAAAAAAACGCATCGGTTATCAAAAATTATTATTACAAAATAATCCACCGGCCCTACGTAAAATCGAGCCCACTTTATATCTTGATTTATCCGGCATCGCCTCCGGTTATGCAGTCGATAAAATTGCGGCGCATTTAGAAACAGTGCAAATACACAATTACATGGTTGAAGTAGGCGGTGAATTGCGCGTTGCTGGTCGCAATCCGCAACAACAAGCCTGGCAAATTGCGATTGAAAAACCGCTGGCGCTCACTCGCGAAATTGAAACTATCATTGCAGTTACCCGTACTGCGGTGAATACTTCGGGCGACTATCGCACTTATTTTGAATATGAAAGCCGCCGTTATTCACATACCATCGATCCTGCTACCGGTTATCCCATTAACCATAATTTAGCATCGGTGACTGTCTTACATGAAAGCTGCACTTGGGCAGACGGCTGGGCCACGGCACTGATGGTGCTCGGCCCCAAAGCCGGTTTAGCGGTTGCCGAACAAGAAAAACTTGCAGCATTGTTTATAATTAAGCAGGATGGTGGCTTCATTGAACAACGTAGCAGCACTTATAACCACTATCTAGCAACACATTAA
- the nqrM gene encoding (Na+)-NQR maturation NqrM: MNLFFASFVIIGLAVIGMAIGVIISDRRIKGSCGGLNTIEGLESACDICETPCERRRKALAQQTTNSDSIREVPIKWN, translated from the coding sequence ATGAATTTATTTTTCGCCAGTTTTGTCATCATTGGGCTTGCTGTGATAGGCATGGCCATTGGTGTCATTATCAGTGATCGCCGCATCAAAGGCAGTTGTGGCGGATTAAATACCATTGAAGGTTTAGAAAGTGCGTGTGATATTTGCGAAACTCCTTGCGAACGTCGACGCAAAGCACTTGCGCAACAAACCACTAACTCCGACTCTATTCGTGAGGTACCCATCAAATGGAATTAA